A genomic stretch from Prochlorococcus marinus str. MIT 9312 includes:
- the sufB gene encoding Fe-S cluster assembly protein SufB yields the protein MVNENLVKDVVKEPYKYGFVTDIETEKIAKGLNEDIIRLISEKKEEPKYLLDFRLKAFKKWQKMEEPNWAELGYKEINYQDIIYYSAPKQKEKISSLDEVDPKLLETFDKLGIPLTEQKKLTNVAVDAVFDSVSIATTFREELAEHGVIFCSISEAVKNHSDLIEKYLGTVVPAGDNYFAALNSAVFSDGSFVYIPKGVTCPMDLSSYFRINSGDSGQFERTLIIAEESSSVSYLEGCTAPMFDTNTLHAAVVELIALDDAAIKYSTVQNWYAGDEKGVGGIFNFVTKRGKCLGKRSKISWSQVETGSAITWKYPSCLLLGEESVGEFYSVALTNNLQQADTGTKMIHIGPKTKSTIVSKGISAGNSINSYRGLVKMGTKAIGSRNYSQCDSMLIGDQASANTFPYIKSQQPNSEIEHEASTCRISEDQLFYLQSRGIEFEEAISMMVSGFCRDVFNQLPMEFAAEADKLLALKLEGSVG from the coding sequence ATGGTTAACGAAAATTTAGTTAAAGATGTAGTAAAGGAGCCATACAAATATGGTTTCGTTACAGATATTGAAACTGAAAAAATTGCAAAGGGATTGAATGAAGATATCATCAGACTAATTTCAGAAAAAAAAGAAGAGCCAAAATATCTTCTTGATTTTAGATTAAAAGCTTTTAAAAAATGGCAAAAAATGGAGGAACCTAATTGGGCAGAATTAGGATATAAAGAGATCAATTATCAAGATATAATTTATTATTCTGCTCCCAAACAAAAAGAAAAGATTTCTAGTTTGGATGAAGTTGATCCCAAACTTCTTGAGACTTTTGACAAATTAGGAATACCTCTTACTGAGCAAAAAAAACTCACGAATGTAGCAGTAGATGCTGTGTTTGATAGTGTTTCTATAGCTACAACATTTAGAGAGGAACTTGCCGAACATGGAGTTATATTTTGCTCAATCAGTGAAGCAGTAAAAAATCACTCAGATTTGATTGAAAAATATTTAGGTACAGTAGTTCCAGCTGGTGATAATTATTTTGCAGCACTAAATTCTGCTGTTTTTAGTGATGGTTCTTTTGTTTATATCCCAAAAGGCGTGACCTGTCCTATGGACCTATCTTCCTACTTTAGAATTAATAGTGGTGATTCTGGACAATTCGAGAGAACACTAATAATTGCCGAAGAATCAAGTTCTGTAAGCTATCTAGAAGGCTGTACAGCCCCAATGTTTGATACAAATACCCTACATGCTGCAGTAGTAGAACTAATAGCCCTAGACGATGCCGCAATAAAGTATTCAACGGTACAAAATTGGTATGCTGGTGATGAAAAAGGTGTTGGCGGAATTTTTAATTTTGTCACTAAAAGAGGAAAATGTTTAGGTAAGAGAAGTAAAATTAGTTGGTCTCAGGTTGAAACAGGTTCTGCAATTACCTGGAAATATCCAAGTTGTCTTCTTTTAGGCGAAGAATCTGTAGGGGAATTTTATTCAGTAGCACTCACAAATAATCTTCAACAAGCAGATACAGGCACAAAAATGATCCATATTGGTCCCAAAACCAAATCAACTATTGTTAGCAAAGGAATAAGTGCAGGCAATTCAATCAATAGCTATAGAGGCCTTGTCAAAATGGGTACAAAAGCAATTGGATCAAGAAATTACAGCCAATGTGATTCAATGTTAATAGGGGATCAAGCTTCTGCAAATACATTTCCTTATATAAAATCTCAACAACCCAATTCGGAAATTGAGCATGAAGCAAGCACATGTAGAATCTCTGAAGATCAACTTTTTTATCTCCAGAGCAGAGGTATAGAATTTGAAGAGGCAATATCTATGATGGTCAGTGGTTTCTGCAGAGATGTATTTAATCAATTACCTATGGAATTTGCTGCTGAAGCAGATAAGTTACTGGCTCTTAAACTCGAGGGCTCAGTAGGTTAA
- the sufC gene encoding Fe-S cluster assembly ATPase SufC: MQSNMKESDPILEVRNLFASTDNLPILKGVSITVYPGEIHAIMGRNGCGKSTLSKIIAGHPLYNITNGDIKLSGENINSLEPEERAQSGIFLGFQYPIEIPGVSNLEFLRVSTNARRKFLNKEELDTFDFEELVKEKLELVKMDNAFLSRSVNQGFSGGEKKRNEILQMALLEPKIAILDETDSGLDIDALRIVASGIKKISNAQTGIILITHYQRLLDEIEPNYVHVMADGQIIKTGGSDLALELERKGYEWTDNFVKET; this comes from the coding sequence ATGCAAAGTAACATGAAAGAATCAGATCCAATTTTAGAAGTTCGAAATCTCTTTGCATCTACTGATAATCTTCCAATTTTGAAGGGGGTTTCAATTACTGTCTACCCTGGAGAAATCCATGCCATTATGGGAAGAAATGGATGTGGTAAAAGTACTCTTTCAAAAATTATTGCAGGACATCCCTTATATAACATTACAAATGGCGACATAAAATTATCAGGTGAAAATATTAACTCTCTCGAACCTGAAGAAAGAGCTCAATCAGGAATTTTCCTTGGTTTCCAATATCCAATAGAAATTCCAGGCGTTAGTAATCTCGAGTTTCTTAGAGTTTCAACAAATGCTAGAAGAAAATTCCTTAATAAAGAAGAATTAGATACTTTTGATTTTGAAGAATTAGTTAAAGAAAAGTTGGAACTGGTAAAAATGGATAACGCATTCTTATCAAGAAGCGTAAATCAAGGATTTTCCGGAGGTGAAAAGAAAAGAAACGAAATTCTGCAAATGGCTTTACTTGAGCCGAAGATAGCAATTTTAGATGAGACCGATTCTGGTCTAGACATTGACGCTCTTAGAATTGTCGCATCAGGAATTAAAAAAATATCTAATGCACAAACTGGAATTATATTAATTACTCACTATCAAAGATTATTAGATGAAATAGAACCAAATTATGTCCACGTTATGGCAGATGGACAAATCATAAAAACTGGCGGCAGTGATCTTGCTTTAGAGCTTGAACGCAAAGGTTATGAATGGACTGATAACTTTGTAAAAGAGACGTAA